A window of the Cystobacter fuscus genome harbors these coding sequences:
- a CDS encoding PEGA domain-containing protein, whose protein sequence is MRLKTPLSLSLALLLGAIPSAPQAAPGVLVAAAKKKKPAAVPVQPPPPVEEPLPQPQPPPAPPALPELPSTPWAGRTVVLAVPATAAEALDASRLEASLNEALVGQANVFLLNPVERFPPPPPLSLERGEVLYNEGKGLYDNLDPEGAAKKFTTLASYYQRLPVDTKPERLARVYIFLGASRLLDGDTAGAQTFFTRAMLAEPNVKPESELFGQDVDDAFTAAKTALASQARGTLAIDSVPQGAQVTVHGESLGTTPLKDVELPPGPHQVVITLPGHLPFGTFQEVASGQRAEVRPTLTPVPGLGEFREQATQVATSKTLDTPPAGAPPAELVALGEKIGARYVVLARVEHTAPGVLGATLDAWDVQGKNRLRGVKWNPGSATEQQRVVSQVNDFVTGRFSKGLTLPPEVVAVVKKPWFWAAVGGVAVATTAGIVLANQGSKPLGARLGNFGAGW, encoded by the coding sequence GTGCGATTGAAGACCCCCCTTTCCCTGTCGCTCGCGCTGCTGCTCGGCGCGATCCCCAGTGCCCCCCAGGCGGCCCCCGGCGTGCTCGTGGCCGCGGCCAAGAAGAAGAAACCCGCCGCGGTGCCGGTCCAGCCGCCTCCGCCCGTCGAGGAGCCGCTGCCGCAGCCCCAGCCGCCGCCCGCGCCCCCCGCCCTGCCCGAGCTGCCCTCCACGCCGTGGGCCGGCAGGACCGTGGTGCTGGCCGTGCCCGCCACCGCCGCCGAGGCCCTCGACGCCTCCCGGCTCGAGGCGTCGCTGAACGAGGCGCTCGTCGGACAGGCCAACGTCTTCCTGTTGAATCCCGTGGAGCGCTTTCCCCCGCCCCCGCCCCTGTCGCTCGAGCGCGGCGAGGTCCTCTACAACGAGGGCAAGGGGCTCTACGACAACCTGGATCCCGAGGGCGCGGCGAAGAAGTTCACCACGCTGGCCTCCTACTACCAGCGGCTTCCGGTGGACACGAAGCCGGAGCGCCTGGCGCGCGTCTACATCTTCCTGGGTGCCTCGCGCCTGCTCGATGGAGACACCGCCGGGGCCCAGACGTTCTTCACCCGGGCGATGCTGGCCGAGCCCAACGTCAAGCCCGAGTCCGAGCTCTTCGGACAGGACGTGGACGACGCCTTCACCGCCGCGAAGACGGCCCTGGCCAGCCAGGCCCGGGGCACGCTCGCCATCGACTCGGTGCCCCAGGGCGCGCAGGTGACGGTGCACGGCGAGTCCCTGGGCACCACGCCGCTCAAGGACGTGGAGCTGCCGCCGGGCCCGCACCAGGTGGTCATCACCCTCCCCGGCCACCTGCCCTTCGGCACCTTCCAGGAGGTGGCCTCGGGACAGCGCGCGGAGGTGCGCCCCACGTTGACGCCCGTGCCGGGCCTGGGCGAGTTCCGGGAGCAGGCCACCCAGGTGGCCACGTCCAAGACGCTCGACACCCCTCCGGCCGGGGCGCCGCCCGCGGAGCTCGTCGCGCTGGGAGAGAAGATTGGCGCGCGCTATGTGGTGCTCGCCCGGGTGGAGCACACGGCGCCGGGTGTCCTGGGCGCCACGCTGGATGCCTGGGACGTGCAGGGCAAGAACCGCCTGCGCGGCGTGAAGTGGAACCCCGGGTCCGCCACCGAGCAGCAGCGCGTGGTGAGCCAGGTGAATGACTTCGTCACCGGCAGGTTCTCCAAGGGGCTGACCCTTCCTCCCGAGGTGGTGGCGGTGGTGAAGAAGCCCTGGTTCTGGGCGGCGGTGGGCGGAGTGGCCGTGGCCACCACCGCTGGCATCGTTCTGGCCAACCAGGGGAGCAAGCCCCTCGGGGCGCGGTTGGGCAATTTCGGCGCGGGCTGGTAG
- a CDS encoding DNA gyrase/topoisomerase IV subunit B encodes MATSNKKTTYTGADIQVLEGLEPVRKRPAMYIGGTDSTGYHHLLWEILDNSVDEVINGYASTVEVVLHKDGRTITVVDDGRGIPIDIMPKFKKPAVEIILTTLHAGGKFEQGNYIHSGGLHGVGSSVVNALARKLVVEIKRDGKRHVQTYSKGKPTSPLKADGAVRGTGTSTTFEPDPEIFGEKLKFDAALIRERLEAKSYLHKGMTVVWKDETATPHVKEEFKHDGGIAEYLTKVVAERGKPVVPSGSTAYFYHSRDNGVRLEAALVWTEATDEHIRSYVNGIPTPLGGTHEAGLRSAVVKAVRNYIETHDLTFKGVTLTAEDIREGMTCILSTYVVEPQFQGQTKGRLNNPETSAQVDGVIRPALEKWLNDNKSIAEAVVARIVLAARAREASRAASQAISRKTAVSHRLNLPGKLADCSATEPGSSELFLVEGDSAGGSAKQGRDRRTQAVLPLRGKVLNSEQASTDKVVGNRELTDIVSALGCGIGNDFDITKLRYGRVFLLMDADSDGHHIATLLLTFFYRHLRPLIEGGHVYLAQPPLFRVDIGKETYWALDEEHRDRIIREKTKGNAKPSVMRFKGLGEMTPDELKETTLDPKNRQSLRVTIDNPLLTDQVINDLMGRDVSARFKFIMESANEVEELDV; translated from the coding sequence ATGGCGACGAGCAACAAGAAGACGACCTACACGGGCGCGGACATCCAGGTCCTCGAGGGCCTGGAGCCGGTGCGCAAGCGCCCCGCGATGTACATCGGCGGCACCGACTCCACGGGCTATCACCACCTGCTCTGGGAGATCCTCGACAACTCGGTGGACGAGGTCATCAACGGCTACGCGTCCACCGTGGAGGTGGTGCTGCACAAGGATGGCCGGACGATCACCGTGGTGGACGATGGGCGCGGCATCCCCATCGACATCATGCCCAAGTTCAAGAAGCCCGCGGTGGAGATCATCCTCACCACGCTGCACGCGGGCGGCAAGTTCGAGCAGGGCAACTACATCCACTCGGGCGGTCTGCACGGAGTGGGCAGCTCGGTGGTGAACGCGCTGGCGCGCAAGCTCGTGGTGGAGATCAAGCGCGACGGCAAGCGCCACGTGCAGACGTACAGCAAGGGCAAGCCCACCAGCCCCCTCAAGGCGGACGGCGCCGTGCGCGGCACCGGCACGTCCACGACGTTCGAGCCGGATCCGGAGATCTTCGGCGAGAAGCTCAAGTTCGACGCGGCGCTCATCCGCGAGCGGCTCGAGGCCAAGAGCTACCTGCACAAGGGCATGACGGTCGTCTGGAAGGACGAGACGGCCACGCCCCATGTGAAGGAGGAGTTCAAGCACGACGGTGGCATCGCCGAGTACCTCACCAAGGTGGTGGCCGAGCGCGGCAAGCCCGTGGTGCCCTCGGGCAGCACGGCGTACTTCTACCACTCGCGTGACAACGGGGTGCGCCTGGAGGCGGCGCTGGTGTGGACGGAGGCCACGGACGAGCACATCCGCTCGTACGTCAACGGCATCCCCACGCCCCTGGGCGGCACGCACGAGGCGGGGCTGCGCAGCGCGGTGGTGAAGGCGGTGCGCAACTACATCGAGACGCACGACCTGACCTTCAAGGGCGTCACGCTCACCGCGGAGGACATCCGCGAGGGCATGACGTGCATCCTGTCCACCTACGTGGTGGAGCCGCAGTTCCAGGGGCAGACCAAGGGGCGGCTCAACAACCCCGAGACCTCGGCCCAGGTGGACGGCGTCATCCGGCCCGCGCTGGAGAAGTGGCTCAACGACAACAAGTCCATCGCCGAGGCGGTGGTGGCGCGCATCGTGCTCGCCGCCCGCGCCCGCGAGGCCAGCCGCGCCGCGTCACAGGCCATCAGCCGCAAGACGGCCGTCAGCCACCGGCTCAACCTGCCTGGCAAGCTCGCGGACTGCTCCGCCACGGAGCCGGGAAGCAGCGAGCTGTTCCTGGTGGAAGGTGACTCCGCAGGTGGGAGCGCCAAGCAGGGGCGGGATCGCAGGACGCAGGCCGTGTTGCCGCTGCGCGGCAAGGTGCTCAACTCCGAGCAGGCCTCCACCGACAAGGTGGTGGGCAACCGGGAGCTCACGGACATCGTCAGCGCCCTGGGGTGTGGCATCGGCAACGACTTCGACATCACCAAGCTGCGCTACGGCCGCGTCTTCCTGCTCATGGACGCCGACAGCGACGGCCACCACATCGCCACGCTGCTGCTCACCTTCTTCTACCGGCACCTGCGCCCGCTCATCGAGGGCGGCCACGTCTACCTCGCCCAGCCGCCCCTGTTCCGGGTGGACATCGGCAAGGAGACGTACTGGGCGCTGGACGAGGAGCACCGCGACCGCATCATCCGCGAGAAGACCAAGGGCAACGCCAAGCCCAGCGTCATGCGCTTCAAGGGTCTGGGCGAGATGACGCCGGACGAGCTGAAGGAGACCACGCTCGACCCGAAGAACCGTCAGAGCCTGCGGGTGACCATCGACAACCCGCTCCTGACCGATCAGGTCATCAATGACTTGATGGGCCGGGACGTCAGCGCGCGCTTCAAGTTCATCATGGAGAGCGCCAACGAGGTCGAGGAGCTGGACGTCTAG
- a CDS encoding DNA gyrase/topoisomerase IV subunit A, with protein MSTLATAADNKTRKKQGASGGGGSGAAAGSGGSGGDGSMPAALADEARRRYLNYALSVITSRALPDVRDGLKPVQRRILYGMWNDLNLSHDAKYKKCAQVVGAIMGPYHPHGDASIYEALVRMAQDFSLRYPLVDGHGNFGSLDGDAAAAYRYTECRLEKLSGELLEELGQKTVDFRPNYDGTRTEPIVLPARVPHLLMNGTTGIAVGMATNIPPHHLGELCDALMALVEDNSLTTKQLLKWVKGPDFPTGGEILNSQKELQDIYETGQGSVRLRGEYALEDMKRGGQQIIITSIPYAVNKSTLVAKMGEIVRDRKLPLVVDVRDESTKDVRIVLELKKEASAELVMAYLYKNTPLQTNFNVNLTCLVPNPENPDVGTPRRLGLKEILQYFLDFRLEVVKRRLQYQLDELKKRVHILEGFEKVYDALDEMIRIIRQSEGKQDAARKLMARFKIDELQVDAILEMKLYKLARLEILVVQNELKEKRAQIKNLEALLKSNTRLWSTVKDELAEVKGAYASGKRRTKVSRGGAEEMVFDAEALIADEDAHVVITRDGWIKRMREVKDPSATRLREGDAVMAVLAGSLKANLVLFTNFGTAYVTRFNDVPASTGYGDPVQKLFKFDDGERVVGALSLDGRLWRPEKLLGITRHGQGMRFPLAPHLEVSTRAGRRYAKTGEGDEIVGVQPVEDKDLVGVLTERTSVLVCKVAEINELAGPGKGVSVIKVESGDRVLDFIVAPPGNKDAGIGFETQKGRKLALTPGRSEVTGRGGKGHEMSRKDGVKEVLRAPLFVPLPEPKKD; from the coding sequence ATGAGCACGCTCGCAACAGCAGCGGACAACAAGACGCGCAAGAAGCAGGGAGCCTCGGGCGGCGGCGGAAGCGGAGCCGCCGCGGGCTCGGGAGGCAGTGGGGGCGATGGCTCCATGCCCGCCGCGCTCGCCGACGAGGCGCGTCGCCGCTACCTCAACTACGCCTTGTCCGTCATCACCTCGCGCGCCCTGCCCGACGTGCGTGACGGCCTCAAGCCCGTGCAGCGCCGCATCCTGTACGGCATGTGGAACGACCTGAACCTGTCGCACGACGCCAAGTACAAGAAGTGCGCGCAGGTCGTCGGCGCCATCATGGGCCCCTACCACCCGCACGGCGACGCCTCCATCTACGAGGCGCTCGTGCGCATGGCGCAGGACTTCTCCCTGCGCTACCCGCTGGTGGACGGCCACGGCAACTTCGGCTCGCTCGACGGCGACGCCGCCGCGGCCTACCGCTACACCGAGTGCCGCCTGGAGAAGCTCTCCGGCGAGCTGCTCGAGGAGCTGGGGCAGAAGACGGTCGACTTCCGCCCCAACTACGACGGCACCCGCACCGAGCCCATCGTGCTGCCCGCGCGCGTGCCGCACCTGCTCATGAATGGCACCACGGGCATCGCCGTGGGCATGGCCACCAACATCCCGCCCCACCACCTGGGCGAGCTGTGCGACGCGCTCATGGCGCTCGTGGAGGACAACTCCCTCACCACCAAGCAGCTGCTCAAGTGGGTCAAGGGGCCGGACTTCCCCACCGGAGGGGAGATCCTCAACTCCCAGAAGGAACTGCAGGACATCTACGAGACGGGCCAGGGCAGCGTGCGTCTGCGCGGCGAATACGCCCTGGAGGACATGAAGCGCGGGGGTCAGCAGATCATCATCACCTCCATCCCCTACGCGGTGAACAAGTCCACGCTCGTGGCGAAGATGGGGGAGATCGTCCGCGACCGGAAGCTGCCGCTCGTGGTGGACGTGCGCGACGAGTCCACCAAGGACGTGCGCATCGTCCTGGAGCTCAAGAAGGAGGCCAGCGCCGAGCTGGTGATGGCCTACCTCTACAAGAACACCCCGCTGCAGACGAACTTCAACGTCAACCTCACCTGCCTCGTGCCCAACCCGGAGAACCCGGACGTGGGCACTCCCCGGCGGCTGGGGCTCAAGGAGATCCTCCAGTACTTCCTCGACTTCCGCCTCGAGGTCGTCAAGCGGCGGCTGCAGTACCAGCTCGACGAGCTGAAGAAGCGCGTGCACATCCTCGAGGGCTTCGAGAAGGTCTACGACGCCCTGGACGAGATGATCCGCATCATCCGCCAGTCCGAGGGCAAGCAGGACGCGGCCAGGAAGCTCATGGCGCGCTTCAAGATCGACGAGCTCCAGGTGGACGCCATCCTGGAGATGAAGCTCTACAAGCTCGCGCGCCTCGAAATCCTCGTGGTGCAGAACGAGCTCAAGGAGAAGCGCGCGCAGATCAAGAACCTGGAGGCGCTGCTCAAGAGCAACACGCGGCTGTGGAGCACGGTGAAGGACGAGCTGGCCGAGGTGAAGGGCGCGTATGCCTCGGGCAAGCGCCGCACCAAGGTGAGCCGCGGCGGCGCCGAGGAGATGGTGTTCGACGCCGAGGCGCTCATCGCGGACGAGGACGCCCACGTCGTCATCACCCGGGACGGGTGGATCAAGCGCATGCGCGAGGTGAAGGATCCGTCCGCCACGCGTCTGCGCGAGGGTGACGCGGTGATGGCGGTGCTGGCCGGCAGCCTCAAGGCCAACCTGGTGCTGTTCACCAACTTCGGCACCGCCTACGTCACGCGCTTCAACGACGTGCCCGCCTCCACGGGCTACGGGGATCCGGTGCAGAAGCTGTTCAAGTTCGACGACGGCGAGCGCGTGGTGGGCGCGCTGTCGCTCGACGGCCGGCTGTGGCGCCCGGAGAAGCTCCTGGGCATCACCCGGCACGGCCAGGGCATGCGCTTCCCGCTCGCCCCGCACCTGGAGGTGTCCACGCGCGCCGGCCGCCGCTACGCCAAGACGGGCGAGGGCGACGAGATCGTCGGCGTGCAGCCGGTGGAGGACAAGGATCTGGTGGGCGTGCTCACCGAGCGCACGAGCGTGCTGGTGTGCAAGGTGGCGGAGATCAACGAGCTGGCCGGTCCGGGCAAGGGCGTGAGCGTCATCAAGGTGGAGTCGGGAGACCGGGTGTTGGACTTCATCGTGGCGCCCCCGGGCAACAAGGACGCGGGGATTGGCTTCGAGACGCAGAAGGGCCGCAAGCTCGCGCTCACCCCGGGCCGTTCGGAAGTGACGGGCCGCGGTGGCAAGGGCCACGAGATGTCCCGCAAGGACGGGGTGAAGGAGGTGCTGCGCGCGCCTCTGTTCGTCCCGCTGCCCGAGCCCAAGAAGGATTAG